The sequence CCAACCGGTTGTTTCACTGGGTGGATAGCGGGGTCAATTTTGTCCCCCAAGTGACGGAAGGGAGCCTGGTTCAGCCCGGTCAAATGGTTGCCGAATTGCAGGGGGAAACGGCTTCCCTGTTGATGGGAGAACGGGTGGCGTTGAACATTGTCATGCGATTGAGCGGCATTGCCAGTCTGACCCGGCAGTACGTGGACCGGCTCAAGGGCACGGGGGTGCAGGTGGTGGATACCCGCAAGACCACGCCAGGACTGCGGCTGTTGGAAAAATACGCCATGCGGGTGGGAGGGGGCATCAACCATCGGTTGGGGTTGGACGATGCGGTGCTGATCAAGGAAAATCACATCGCCGCCGCCGGGGGCATTACCCAAGCGGTGCAAGCAATTCGCCAACGGGTTCCCCATCCTTTGGGGTTGGAAATTGAGGTGGAAACCCTGTCCCAAATTCCCGAAGCCCTCGCCTGCGCACCCCAACGGATTTTGCTGGATAATATGTCCCCGGAATTGTTGACCCAGGCGGTGCAACTCATTCGCGCCACCCATCCCCATATCAAAATTGAAGCCTCGGGCAATATCACCTTAGAGAATTTGTTAACCGTGGCGACCACCGGGGTGGATTACATTGCCACCAGTGCCCCGATTACCCAGTCCCGTTGGTTGGATTTAAGTATGCGAATTGAATAGTGGTTTGATCATGGCGTTTTTGGCAGAACGGTTACTGTTTTTGGGGGTGGGCGGCTTTCTGATCCTCTGGCTCTGGCAACGCTACCGCTGGCAACGACAACAGGAGCAATTAGAAACCACTTTTTATGACTTACTGGCACATCAAAAGGGGAAAATTACCCTGATCCAACTGGTCGCTAAAAGTCGGATTGATCCAGAAGTTGCCCGGTCATTTCTCAGGGAAAAAGCCCAACTGTTTGGCGCAATCATTGAGAGCGACCCCCAGGGGCATGATTATTATCAATTTCCCCCGATTTGAATCCCCTTTACCCCGTCACTTGGACAGTGGCAATTTCATAACCCCTAGTGGTCTTAGTGATTACCCAACCAATGGTTAGGGAAATCAATTGCCAGTCCATTTCCTATGAAATTATAGTCATTTCGATTGAGAATGCAACCCTTTTTAGGCATTGGTAATCGCTCTATTTCCTGGGCATCTCTATCAATTCAAAGTTAGCGGTCGCAGGGGTGATATGGGCATTCCCAGGATGGGATTGATGATTGGTTCCAATAAATAGAGGTTCCCATAAATTAAATTATTTGAATTTGCCCTATTTTTACTCATGCACATAGGGGTTATCAAGCGTCTGATTTTGCCCAAAGATGATGCAACAATTCCCGGTGCAACAACGCCCGATCCACCCAGGATTGCACCTGTTCCGGGGATAACCCTTCCCCGTTGGCATACAAATCAAGCCACTGGCGGCTCAACACATGGGCGGGTGGGGGTGCTTGCGCTAAATCCAGCCCGGGCATACCCAGTTCCTGCTGTAATTGGCGCACCTTCGGGTCATAACTCAAGCTAAAACACCGACACCCCGCCGCCGCCCCCATGACCAAACCGTGATAGCGCATGGTCACCACCAATTCAATCCCCCGCATCACCCCTTTTAGCTGGGCAGGGTGTTCCGGTTGCAGGATCGTGGTTTGCGCCCCCAACGCCTGTTGTAATTCGGTCGCCAAAGCCATATCCGTAGCCGGTTGAAAGGGCAGTAGCACCACCCATACCCCCGTCGCCTGTTGAAATTGTTGCAGTGCCTTGGTCATGGTCTCCCGCCAGACCGGGGTGAGCCAACGATGGGGGCGCACAATCACCGCCATACGGGGGGCAGGCAGGTCGCTCAAAGGCGGATAGGGCTGATCCGGCAACGCCCACACCGGGTCAGGTGCCAACAACCCTGAGCGTCCCCAACGTTGCAACTGCTCCGCCGCCGGGGCATCCCGCACGCTCACCTGGGTACAACGGCGAAACACATACCCCGCCAACCCCCGCACCCACCGCCGTCGCAACGGACCAACCCCCTGCGCCCAAGCCACGGTTTGCCGCCCCAACCCCTGCGCCAGGAGCATCAACCCCAGGTAGTACAAAGGACTACCCCAACTCGTACTGTCCTGGATCAAACTCCCCCCGCCCCAGAGGAACCCCTGACTGCGCCGCAATTCCCGCCAGATGTCCCCCCATCGCCACCGGTCACAGGTGCGTACCCCGTACAAGCGTTGAGTGACTTCTGGTTGCGCCGACAACACCACCGGCTCCACCCCCGGCGGCAACATCTGCAACAGGGTCACCAACAGGGCTTCGTCCCCCCCATTCCCATAACCGTAATAACCGCTGATGAGTACCCGCATGAACGACCATTATCGGTGATGGGAGCCCCTGGGGTAACAATACCCAGTTTTGGCTTTTAGACAGGGGCAGTCACCTGGGGCAAAGGCGTATATTCCGCTACAATTTGCCGAAACTCGTCCCCGTCAATGGTTTCTTTTTCAATCAGCAAATCCACCAGGCGGTCAATCACCACCCGATTTGCTCGGATAATCTCACACGCCCTGTGATAGCATTGGCTGACAATCTCCCGCACCTGGGCATCCACCAGGGAAGCCACCTCGTTGGAATAGTCCGACCGGGCGACCAAATCCCGCCCCAGGAACACTTCCCCCATCTGCCCATCCAGGGACAACAGACCAAAATCGGACATGCCGAACCGGGTGACCATTTGCCGTGCCAGCGCCGCCACCTGCTGTAGGTCATTTCCCGCCCCGGTGGTCACCTCCGATTCCCCAAACACCACCGCCTCCGCCGCCCGTCCCCCCAAGGTGCCCGTAATCCGTGCCAACAATTGCGCCCGGGACACCAGCATCGCATCTTCCCCCGGCATAAACCAGGTCAACCCCCGTGCCTGCCCCCGGGGAATCAGGGTGACTTTTTGCACCGGGTCGTGGTGGGGCAACAATGTACCTACAATCGCATGACCGATTTCATGGTAGGCAATCAGCCGTTTGCTCTTGCTGTCCACCAGGGGCGTGCCCTCCATCCCCGCCACCACCCGGTCAATTGCCGCATCAATTTCGCTGAGACCGATGGCTTCCTTCCGCCGCCGTGCCGTGAGAATCGCCGCCTCATTGAGCAGATTCGCCAAATCCGCCCCCGAAAATCCTGGGGTGCGCCGGGCAATCATGTCCAGGGAAATGCTCCCATCCAGTTTTTTGTTGCGGGCGTGTACCTGTAAAATTGCCAACCGCCCATTAATATCGGGGATGTCCACCGTCACCTGCCGGTCAAACCGCCCCGGACGCAGGAGCGCCGCATCCAGCACATCCGCCCGGTTGGTCGCCGCAATCACAATCACCCCCGTATTCCCCTCAAACCCGTCCATTTCCGTCAAAAGCTGGTTCAGGGTCTGCTCCCGTTCATCATTGCCGCCGCCAATGCCCGCCCCCCGCTGGCGACCCACCGCATCAATTTCGTCAATAAAAATAATACACGGGGCATTTTCCTTGGCTTTTTTGAACAAATCCCGCACCCGGGACGCGCCCACCCCCACAAACATCTCCACAAATTCGGAACCGGAAATGCTGAAAAAGGGCACCCCCGCTTCCCCGGCAATCGCCTTGGCTAACAGGGTTTTCCCCGTCCCCGGCGGCCCGACCAGCAACACCCCCCGGGGAATTTTGGCGCCCACCGCCGTAAACCGCTCCGGCTGTTTCAAAAACGTCACCACCTCTTGCAATTCTTCCTTCGCCTCATCCACCCCCGCCACATCCGCAAACTTCACCCCGGTTTTGGCTTCCATCTGAAAACGGGCACGGGAGCGACCAAAGCTCATCGCCTGCCCCGGCCCCCCCGGCATATTCCCAGAGCGGCGGAACAGGAAAATCAACCCCCCAATCAGCACCAGGGGAAACACCAAATTCCCCAACAGCCCCCACAGGGCCGCATTATTCCGACTGCTGTGAATGTCAAAATCCACATGAGCCGCCCGCAACCGGCTGATCAGGTCCGGCCCCGCCGTCGGCAAATCCACCCGAATCCGCTGGAACCGATTGCTCAACTCCGGGTCGGTAATTTCCACCACCGCCGTGCGTCCCCCCTCATACAGGTCCAGCCGTTGCACCTGACCCCCGTCCAAATACTCCAAAAAACGCCCGTAGGTCATGCGTGCCGTCGCCGCATTCAAGCTGTTTTCCCGCCACACCGGCCCCATCATTCCCTGCCAAAAGAAAAACCCGATGATGGCTACCGGTAATAACCACAGCAGTACGACTCTCCAAGACAATTTCATCACACAACTCCTGCCTAGGGCGTAGAGAACCTTAAAAAAATGTTCATTATTCTTAATAATAACCCAATCGGGAGGGACTGGGGAGGGGTGGGACTGGTCGGAGCCGGGCTGAGTAGCTTAGGATCGGAATCAGTATGGTTTATTTTTGTGCGTAATTCTTTAACTTAGGGGCGATGACGAGTACCAACTACAAGGACTACTATGCGGTGCTGGGGGTGAGTCGGGATGTCAGCCCGGAGGAACTCAAGCGGGTCTATCGGCGGTTGGCACGGCAGTACCACCCGGATGTGAATCCTGGCAATCCTACGGCGGAAGCCCGGTTCAAGGAAATCAATGAAGCCTACGAGGTGCTTTCCGACCCGGACAAACGGCGCAAGTATGACCAATATGGGCGTTATTGGCAACAGGTGGGGGAACGTCCCCCGAGTGCCGAACCCCAGGTGGATTTTGACTTCGACTTTGGGCGCTACACCAGTTTTGAAGAATTTATCAACGAATTGCTGGGGCGCATGGGGGAAGGTTCTGGGCGCACGGGTCGTTACGCCACCAATATCCCGAAGGAAGCCCCCATTACCCTCACCTGGAGCGAGGCGTTTCGGGGCACGCAAAAGCGGGTACAGATCGGCAGTGAGTCCTTTGAGGTGCGGATTCCGGCGGGGGTGCGCCCAGGGACAAAAATTCGGGTGCGGGGGCAAGGTCCCTTTCAGCCCTACACCGGTCAGCGGGAGGATTTATTCCTGATTGCCG comes from Synechococcus sp. C9 and encodes:
- the nadC gene encoding carboxylating nicotinate-nucleotide diphosphorylase codes for the protein MVASPADSLAGLPWLLLDDTLKSWLLEDWGRGDQTTLGLGGQRRGRGVWCTKATGVIAGLPIANRLFHWVDSGVNFVPQVTEGSLVQPGQMVAELQGETASLLMGERVALNIVMRLSGIASLTRQYVDRLKGTGVQVVDTRKTTPGLRLLEKYAMRVGGGINHRLGLDDAVLIKENHIAAAGGITQAVQAIRQRVPHPLGLEIEVETLSQIPEALACAPQRILLDNMSPELLTQAVQLIRATHPHIKIEASGNITLENLLTVATTGVDYIATSAPITQSRWLDLSMRIE
- the csaB gene encoding polysaccharide pyruvyl transferase CsaB; translation: MRVLISGYYGYGNGGDEALLVTLLQMLPPGVEPVVLSAQPEVTQRLYGVRTCDRWRWGDIWRELRRSQGFLWGGGSLIQDSTSWGSPLYYLGLMLLAQGLGRQTVAWAQGVGPLRRRWVRGLAGYVFRRCTQVSVRDAPAAEQLQRWGRSGLLAPDPVWALPDQPYPPLSDLPAPRMAVIVRPHRWLTPVWRETMTKALQQFQQATGVWVVLLPFQPATDMALATELQQALGAQTTILQPEHPAQLKGVMRGIELVVTMRYHGLVMGAAAGCRCFSLSYDPKVRQLQQELGMPGLDLAQAPPPAHVLSRQWLDLYANGEGLSPEQVQSWVDRALLHRELLHHLWAKSDA
- the ftsH gene encoding ATP-dependent zinc metalloprotease FtsH — protein: MKLSWRVVLLWLLPVAIIGFFFWQGMMGPVWRENSLNAATARMTYGRFLEYLDGGQVQRLDLYEGGRTAVVEITDPELSNRFQRIRVDLPTAGPDLISRLRAAHVDFDIHSSRNNAALWGLLGNLVFPLVLIGGLIFLFRRSGNMPGGPGQAMSFGRSRARFQMEAKTGVKFADVAGVDEAKEELQEVVTFLKQPERFTAVGAKIPRGVLLVGPPGTGKTLLAKAIAGEAGVPFFSISGSEFVEMFVGVGASRVRDLFKKAKENAPCIIFIDEIDAVGRQRGAGIGGGNDEREQTLNQLLTEMDGFEGNTGVIVIAATNRADVLDAALLRPGRFDRQVTVDIPDINGRLAILQVHARNKKLDGSISLDMIARRTPGFSGADLANLLNEAAILTARRRKEAIGLSEIDAAIDRVVAGMEGTPLVDSKSKRLIAYHEIGHAIVGTLLPHHDPVQKVTLIPRGQARGLTWFMPGEDAMLVSRAQLLARITGTLGGRAAEAVVFGESEVTTGAGNDLQQVAALARQMVTRFGMSDFGLLSLDGQMGEVFLGRDLVARSDYSNEVASLVDAQVREIVSQCYHRACEIIRANRVVIDRLVDLLIEKETIDGDEFRQIVAEYTPLPQVTAPV
- a CDS encoding DnaJ C-terminal domain-containing protein yields the protein MTSTNYKDYYAVLGVSRDVSPEELKRVYRRLARQYHPDVNPGNPTAEARFKEINEAYEVLSDPDKRRKYDQYGRYWQQVGERPPSAEPQVDFDFDFGRYTSFEEFINELLGRMGEGSGRTGRYATNIPKEAPITLTWSEAFRGTQKRVQIGSESFEVRIPAGVRPGTKIRVRGQGPFQPYTGQREDLFLIAELPPHRFFQFDGTNLTAEVPITPDEAVLGAQIEVPTPDGSVTVTVPAGMRSGQVLRLRGKGWPQATGGRGDLLLKIQIVAPKDLSASERELYTKLANLRTFNPRNHLKGITL